CCACGCCAGACGCGACGGGCCCGGTTTGCGGCTGTGCGGCCCAAGCTAAGCCGTTGGTCATCTTTCGCTGGCAGGGTGACCGCATGACCGACCGCGCCATCCGCAATCTGGAGCACCTGCGTCGCACCGCCTCGACGGCGCGGGTGTTGAACCTGCTCAAGGTCTATGACGAGCACGGCGACACCGAGGACTGGGGCGAGCGCCCCATGTTCCGCACCGCGGCGCTGAACCGCTGCCTGATCATCAAGCACCGGCTGCGCCGCAACGAGACCGACGCCTTCCCCGGTCGCCGCCAAGTGGCGACCAAGATCGTGGTGCCGATCGACAGCACCGATCTGAAGACCGGCGGCCGCTTCATCTTCGTCAATCAGATCGGCTTCGAGCGCGCCATGCAGGAGGCGTTCGGCGTCGACGCCGAGCATCCCGATCTGAAGACCCTGCGCCTGATGGACCAATTGCCGTCGCTGGATCCTTTCCTGCTGCGCGAACAGCTGCGGCGCGGCGGGGTCGACGCCGCCCCCTGCTATTTCGCCCTCAGCGAGGCGGACCTGGAGCGGATGCTGGAGTTCGTCCAGAAGGAGATCGAGCCCCTGGTCACCCTCAGCGTGGGGGACGGGGTCGTCGCCGCCGGCTCGACCGCCCGCATGGCGTCGAAGATCCTGTCCAACGCCCCCGGCGACCGGCTGGAGGCCCTGCGGCTGACGCTGAAGCTGGAGCCCGAGCAGTATCAGGAAGGCGTCTTCTGCTGGAAGGGCTTCCTCTATTACAAATGGGCGCTCAGCAGCCTGATGGCCGACATCGTCCACGTCGCCGACGAGGTGGGGACGGTCAAGCCCGTGGGGCCCAGCGACCAGGCCGCCAAGGACTATATCGCGCGCGGGCGGGCCGTGCTGCGCGGCCGCATCATGAAGACCTGCGAAGAGGTCAGCCGCACCCTGCGCTATTACGACGACGCCTATGCGGCCCTGACCCGCGAGGGCAATCCCCTGGCCTTCCGCGACTTCCTGCTGGAGGCGCCGGCCCTGTTCACCCGCCTGGGCGACCAGCTGGGGGCGGTGCAGCACATCGTCAGCTTCTGGCGCTTCCGCTTCAACCCCAAGGCGCCGCCCATCGGCGTCGATGAGCTGATCGACGTCTTCATGGACTTCGAGACCGGCCTGATGGGCCGCGAGGCCGACGCCTACGACCCGCGCGACGCGGCGTAGCAGCGCCGCGCCGCTTTCCTCCCCATGACATGGGGAGGGGGACCCCGACCCGATGGGCGGCGCGAAGCAGCCAAGGGGTGGAGGGGCTTGAACAGCGGAATCAGGCGGAAAAGAAGCCGGGGCAGCGGAACCAAGCAGCCCCTCCGTCTCGTCGGCTACGCCGCCGATCCACCTCCCCATTGCAGGGGAGGAAAGAAAAACCCCGCGCCGTCGCCGGCGCGGGGTTTCTGCCTTCAGACCTTCAGCAGGCCTTAGTAGCGGTAGTGCTCGGGCTTGAACGGCCCCTCGACCGGCACGCTGATGTAGGCGGCCTGGTCCTTGGTCAGGGTGGTCAGCTTGGCGCCCAGCTTGGCCAGGTGCAGGAAGGCGACCTTCTCGTCCAGGTGCTTGGGCAGGGTGTAGACCTTGTTCTCGTACTTCGAGGCGTTGGTCCACAGTTCGATCTGGGCCAGGGTCTGGTTGGTGAAGGACGCCGACATGACGAAGGACGGGTGGCCCGTGGCGTTGCCCAGGTTCACCAGGCGGCCTTCCGACAGCAGGATGATCTTCTTGCCGTCCGGGAACTCGACGTGGTGGACCTGATCCTTGATCTTGTCCCACTTGAAGTTCTTCAGGCCCGCGACCTGAATTTCCGAGTCGAAGTGGCCGATGTTGCAGACGATGGCGTTGTTCTTCATCCGGCGCATGTGCTCGACCGTGATGACGTCCTTGTTGCCGGTCGTCGTGACGTAGATGTCCGCCTTGTCGGCCACGTCGTCCAGGGTCTGGACCTCATAGCCTTCCATCGCCGCCTGCAGGGCGCAGATCGGGTCGATCTCCGTGACGATCACGCGGGCGCCGCCGTTACGCAGGCTGGCGGCCGAGCCCTTGCCCACGTCGCCGTAGCCGCAGACCACCGCCACCTTGCCCGACAGCATGACGTCGGTGCCGCGACGGATGGCGTCGACCAGGCTCTCACGGCAGCCGTACAGGTTGTCGAACTTGGACTTGGTGACGCTGTCGTTGACGTTGATGGCGGGGAAGGGCAGCTCGCCGCGCTCGGCCATCTGATACAGGCGGTGCACGCCCGTGGTGGTCTCTTCCGACACGCCGCCGATGGCGTCGCGGATGGCCGAGTAGAAGCCCGGCTTTTCCTTCAGATAGCGCTTCATGACCGAGAAGAGGGCTTCCTCTTCTTCATTGGTCGGGTTGTCGAGGACCGAGGGGTCCTTCTCCGCCTTCGGGCCGAGCACGCACAGCAGGGTGGCGTCGCCGCCGTCGTCGAGGATCAGGTTCGGGTAGCCGCCGTCAGCCCATTCGAAGATCTTGTGGGCGTAGTCCCAGTACTCCACCAGGGTCTCGCCCTTGAAGGCGAAGACCGGCGTGCCCGACGCGGCGATGGCGGCGGCGGCGTGGTCCTGGGTCGAGAAGATGTTGCACGAGGCCCAGCGCACTTCGGCGCCCAGGGCTTCCAGCGTCTGGATCAGCACCGCCGTCTGGATGGTCATGTGCAGGGAGCCGGCGATGCGGGCGCCCTTTAGCGGCTGGGAGGCGCCGTATTCGTCGCGCAGCGCCATCAGGCCCGGCATTTCGGTTTCGGCGATGGCGATTTCCTTGTTGCCGAAGTCGGCCAGGGAAATGTCGCGAACGATGTAGTCGGTCATGCGGAGGGGTCTTTCGGCCACGGTTCTGTCTCAGCGGCCGCTATAGCGCGGCCCGCCGCCAGGGGCAATCAAGGCATAAGGATATCTTTATATGAGCGCCGACGAACACAGGTAAGGGAATCTACGCATTTGCCGCTTAACCCGGACAATACCCTCAGCGAGGGAAGGGTTTTGTCACGGCGCGCTCCCCAGCGCCTTGGTTCAAGTGAGTCCGTTTCATGGCGTCCGAAGGCATTGATCATCACATGAACTTCATGGGCCTGGGTCACCCCTCCGCCGGCTATCGCGCGATCGGCCCCCTGTTGCGGCGTCAGCTGCCCCTGGCGCTGGCGGCCTTCTACGACCGGGTGCGGGCCGAGCCGGAGACGCGCCGCTTCTTCCGCGACGAGGGGCACATCAGCGCGGCCAGCACCGCCCAGCAGCGCCACTGGGACGCCATCATCGACGGCCGCGCCGACGCCGACTACGCCGCCTCGGTGCGCACCATCGGCCGCGTCCACGCCCGCATCGGCCTGGAGCCGCGCTGGTACATCGGCGGCTACAGCGTCATCCTGGCGCACCTGACCCGCGCCATCATCGAACGGCCCCGCAAGCTGTTCGCCAATCGTCGCGAGCACGACCGCGTCACCGCCGAGGCCATCAGCGAGCTCAGCCAGCGCGTCATGCTGGACATGGAGCTGGCCATCTCCACCTATCTGGAGGCCCTGCAGGAAGAACGCGACCGGGTCCAGGCGGCCCACGACGCCGCCGAGGCGCGCCAGACCGAGGTGGTCCGCGCCCTGGGCGCCGCCCTGCACGCCCTGGCCGAGAACGACCTGTCGGTGACCATCCCCGAGAGCTTCCCCGAGGAATACCGCTCGCTGCAGAACGACTTCCACGCCGCGACCCGCGCCCTGCGCACCGCCGTGCGCGCCGTGGCCGACAGCGTCGAAAGCCTGAGCGCGGGCTCCAGCCAGTTGGCCGTCGCCTCCGAGGACCTGGCCAGCCGCACCGAGCGTCAGGCCGCCAACCTGGAGCGCACCGTCAACGAGGCCGAGGCCATCGCCAACGAAGTCGCCGCCACCGCCGACGGCGCCCGCCAGACGGCCGAGGCCCTGGCCGCCGCCCGCGCCGACGTCGAGGAGACGGCCAAGGTCGTCGGCGACGCCGTGAACGCCATCCACGCCATCGCCGAATCCTCGACCGGCATCGCCCGCTTCACCAGCCTGATCGACGAGATCGCCTTCCAGACCAACCTGCTGGCCCTGAACGCCGGGGTCGAGGCCGCCCGCGCGGGCGAGGCCGGCCGCGGCTTCGCCGTGGTGGCCCAGGAAGTCCGCGCCCTGGCCCAGCGCTCGTCCGAGGCCTCGGGCGAGATCCGCGCCCTGATCTCCACCTCCTCGGCCCAGGTGGCGCGCGGCGTCGACCTGGTCGAGCGCACCGGGGCGGCGCTGGAGCGCATCGGGGCCAAGGTCACGGCCGTCGACGGCCTGGCCGGGGGCATCGCCGGCTCGGCCCAGGAACAGGCCGAGGGCCTGGCCCGCGTGCGCCGCGCCATGGGCGAGATGGACGACATCACCCAGCAGAACGCGGCCATGACCGAAGAGGCCACCGCCGCCGCCCGTCAGCTGGCCAACGAGGCCCTCAGCCTGAACCAGCAGGTCAGCCGCTTCCGCCTGGACCGCCCGGTCGCCGCCGGCGCCGCGCCGACGGGCCCGCGCCTGGTGGCCTGATCCGGCGGCGCGAATCCCGCTGGCGCAGGTCGGCGGGAGCGCGCTAACAGACTCTCCTGTTCGAATGGGGGAGCATCGATCATGAAGACCTTGCTGAGCGCGGCCGCCTGCGTTCTGGCCCTGAGCGCGGCCGCGCCCGCGGCCCTGGCCCAGAACACCGCCCCGGTCGCGCCGACCGGCGCCGCGCCCGCGGCGGGCGTCGTGACCCTGATCCAGGCCGGACGGCTGCTGGACCGGCCCGGCCGGACGCCGCGCGGCCCGTCGACCCTGGTGGTGCGCGACGGCAAGGTGGTCGAGATCCGCGACGGCTTCGTCGACGCCTCGGCCTTTCCCGGCGCCGTGGTGGTGGACCAGCGCGACCGCTTCGTCCTGCCCGGCCTGATCGACAGCCACGTCCACCTGGTGTCCGACGTCGCCGGCCAGGCCGGCTTCCTGGCCGAGATCACCGACAACCTGCCGGTCCACGCCTACAGCGCCGCCATGAACGCCCGGAAGACCCTGATGGCGGGCTTCACCACCGTGCGCAACCTGGGCGACAGCGGCGGCGTGACCCTGGCCCTGCGCAATGAGACGGCGGCCCACCGCCTGCCGGGGCCGCGCATCCTCGACGCCGCCTCCAGCATCTCGACGACCTCGGGCCATATGGACGGGCGGTTGGGCTTCAACGACGACTTCCGCGAGCACATTGCGCACGACAACGTCTGCAACGGCGCCGAGAGCTGCCGCGAAGCCGTGCGGCTTCAGGTCGGGCGCGGCGCCGACGTCATCAAGATCGCCACCACCGGCGGGGTCAACAGCCGCATCGGCGCGGGGCTCGGCGCCCAGATGTTCGAGGACGAGGCCAAGGCCCTGATCGACACGGCCCACCTGTACGGCAAGAAGGTCGCCGTCCACGCCCACGGCGCCGACGGGATCAACCTGGCCCTGCGCATGGGCGCCGATTCCATCGAGCACGGCACCATCTTCGACGACGAGACGCTGCAGCTGCTGCGCCGCACGCGCGCCTATTATGTGCCGACCCTGTCGACCATCAACGGCTATCGCGAGCGCCTGGCCGCCGATCCCAACGCCTATCCGCCCGAAGTCCTGCCCAAGATCCTGTGGCGCATCGAGATCACCGGCCAGTCGCTGCAACGCGCGGTCCCGGCGGGCGTGCGCATCGCCTTCGGCACCGACGCGGGCGTGTCCAAGCACGGCCGCAACGCCGATGAGTTCGAGCTGATGGTCCAGAACGGCATGACCCCGGCCACGGCCATCGAGGCGGCCACCGTCAACGCCGCCGACCTGCTGGGCCTGTCCGCCGAGATCGGCACGCTGGAGCCGGGCAAGCGCGCCGACGTCATCGCCGTGGCGGGCGATCCGCTCAGCGACGTGACGACGCTGAAGACCGTGGCCTTCGTCATGCGCGATGGCCGCATCTACAAGGACGAGCGCTGATCTCGTAACGGCGGGCGGTCAGTTCCGGCTTGGCCGCGCCCGTTCGCACGGCTAAGCCGTGACGCCATGGCTGACGACGCTTCGATCCGACCCGCCCGCGATCTCTCGATCCCCCGCCACGACTGGACCCTGGAGGAGGTCGAGGCCCTGTTCGCCCGCCCCTTCATGGAGCTGGTGTTCGAGGCGGCGACGGTGCACCGGCGCACCTTCGACCCGAGCGAGGTGCAGAAATCCCAGCTGCTGTCGGTCAAGACCGGCGGCTGCGCCGAGAACTGCGGCTACTGCTCCCAGTCGGCCAGCTTCAAGACCGGCCTCAAGGCCGAAAAGCTGATGGAGCCGACCGCCGTCATCGCCGAGGCCATGGCGGCCAAGGCGGGCGGCGCCAGCCGCTTCTGCATGGGCGCCGCTTGGCGCGAGCTGAAGGACCGCGACACGCCCAAGCTGGCGGCCATGATCTCGGGCGTGAAGGCCCTGGGTCTGGAGACCTGCGCGACGCTGGGCATGCTGAACGCCGATCAGGCCAAGCAGCTCAAGGACGCCGGCCTCGACTACTACAACCACAACCTCGACACCGGGCCCGAATATTACGCCGAGGTGGTGACCACCCGCTCCTACCAGGACCGGCTGGAGACGCTGCAGCACGTCCGCGACGCCGGCATGTCGACCTGCTGCGGCGGCATCGTCGGCATGGGCGAGAAGCGCCGCGACCGCGCGGGCCTGCTGCATGCCCTGGCCACCCTGCCCGTCCACCCCGACAGCCTGCCGGTCAACGCCCTCGTCCCCGTCGGCGGCACGCCGCTGGGCGAACGGGTGCTGAAGGAAGGCGAGATCGATCCGATCGAGTTCGTCCGCACCGTCGCCGTCGCCCGTCTGGTCTGCCCCAAGTCGATGGTCCGCCTGTCGGCCGGCCGCGAAGGCATGACGCCCGAGATGCAGGCGCTGTGCTTCCTGGCGGGCGCCAACTCCATCTTCGTCGGCGGCAAGCTCTTGACCACGCCGAACCCGGAAGAGGACGACGACGCCAAGCTGTTCGCCCTGCTCGACCTCAAGCCCATGCCGCTGAAGGTCGAGGCGCGGGCCTGAGGCTCGCCGTCCCCCGCTTCTCCGTCATCCTCGGCCTTGCGCCGAGGATCCAGAGACTCCAGGGTTCGCCGTTCGGGCCGCATTGCCGGGTCCTCGGCGCAAGGCCGAGGATGACGAACGGAAGGGCCGGAAGGGGACACAATGGCCGCGCTCGTCTATGCCACCGTGGGTTCCAACCGTTTGGACCAGGCGAAAGCCTTTTATGACGCCTTGCTCGGCTCGGCGGGGATCAGGCCCATCTTCGAACACCCGTCCGGCGGTCGCGTCTATGGCGCCAACCGGACGCCTAACTTCGCCGTGCTCGGCCCCCACGACGGCCGCCCCGCCAGCGTGGGAAACGGGTCCATGTTCGCCTTCGGCTTCGATACGCGCGAGGAGGTCGACGCCTTCCACGCCAAGGCGCTCGAATTGGGCGGCGCCTGCGACGGCCCGCCCGGTCTGCGTGGGCCCGGCCTATGGTTCAGCTATTTCCGCGATCTCGACGGAAACAAGCTCTGCGCCTTCTGCATGACCTAGGCGGCTCATGCCGCCGCAGGTCTGGGCGCGAAGCTGGAGCCTGGCTCCGTCCGCGCGGATTAACGCGATTTCATTGGCGCGCCGTCCAGCCTAACGGCAAGGCTTCGTCATGAGCTCGAACCTCGATGCGCCCGCGGCGGACTTCCGACGGCCCTTTCGCGGCTGGCTGGCGTTCAACGTTCGGACGGGGCTGATCCTCCTGGCTCTCTTCGGCGTGACGCGCTTCGCCCTCGTCATGCTGGCGAACGTCACCCGGGACTATGGCCTGGTGTCCTTCTTCTTCATCGCCATGGCGTTGACGCCGCTGCTCCTGCTGACCCGGTCAGGGCGGGTGCGGATCGGATTGAACTGGCGGCCGCGTCTGACGGGCCTCGGGCTAGGCGTCCTTCTGGGCGCGGGCTGCTGCGTGGTGCTGATCGCCACCGCCGGCCTGCTCTTCGGCCCCGGTGACGACAACGCCTTCACCTATGTGGCGGGGACCTACTCCGCCCTGCCTGATCGAATGAGCGACACTCTGCGGCTGATCATGTTCGCGGTGTTCGCCCTGATCGGCATGACCTTCAGTCCCATCGGCGAGGAGCTGTTCTACCGCGGCCTGGTCCACGAATCCTTCGTCGCCGGGCTGGGCGAGAACCGCGCCGCCCTGGTCGACGCCGCCGCCTTCGCCCTTGTCCATCTGGCCCATTTCGGCCTGGTGTGGCGCGGGACCGGCTGGGCGTTGCTGCCATTGCCGGCCCTGTGGTGGCTGTGCGGGCTTTTCGCGGCCGCCCTCGCCTTCACCTGGGCCCGACGGGCGAGCGGCTCAATCCTGGGCGCGGTCGCCGCCCACGCCGCCTTCAACCTCGTGATGACCGCGTGGATTTTCTACGGGCTGAGGGTCTAGGCTGGCGGCGAAGAAAGGCCGCTGCCCTGCCGCGCGCCCGCCTGTCGGCCGGGCGCGAGGGCATGACGCCCGATGCAGGCCCTGTGCTTCCTGGCCGGCGCCAACTCCATCTTCGTCGGCGGCAAGCTGCTGCTGGACCTCAAGCCCATGCCGCTGAAGGTCCAGGCGCGGGCCTAGACGCCCCGGCCCGGCGCCAGCGCCCCACCAGCCACAGGTGCAGGGCGTGAACGCCGACCCAGGCCAGCCCCATGACGATCAGGACGCCGAAGTAGAGCCGGGCGTCCGCGCCCTCCAGAGCCCCCAACAGGCTCGCCAGCGCCGTCGGGATCAGGGAACATCGTCATATCGGCAGACGACCACATGCCCCTCAGGCGATCAAGCCGGGGGTCTGCGCCTACTTGCTCATCCAGGGGCGTGCGGCGCCGGTCTTGATGCGGGCCGCCTGTTCGCGCTGGAAGCGGCCGCCGCGCGGCGGCTTGGGCCGGGCGTCGATCGCCGCCTTCTTGAGCCGCAGCGCCCGCTGGACGGGCGTTTCGCCGGGAGCGGCGTCCTCCGAGGCGGCGGCGGGGGCGTGATCATCGTCAATGCTCATGCCCATCCCTGTAGCACGTCCGCGCGACGCGCTGCCTCTTCTCCGTCATCCTCGGGCTTGACCGGAGGATCCAGAGACTCCGAGAGGGAAGGTTCGGGCTACGAGGCCTCAATCCGCTTGCGTCGCGATACTGGATCCTCGGGTCAAGCCCGAGGATGACGGCGGGAACAGGCCACGGCGGAGAGGCTTCCCCCCGCCCCCCCCCCCCCCGTCCTACCGTCCCGGCCGCCGGGTCATCGCCGAGGCAGGCGCCAGTTGCAGGCCGCGCGCCTCCAGGCCCGCCGTCCAGCGGGCGGCGGCCTCGACGGTGACGGGGTAGGAGAAGCCGGTCCCCAGCGCCGCGCCGTGGGTCTTGGCGGCGGCCTCCAGCGCATTGAACTGGCGCAGGATGGCGGCGGGGGTCTGCTCCTCATCGATGACGCGGTCGGCGCTGGCGCGGGCGAAGGCGCCGGGGCGGCGGCGCATGGAGCCGTCGTCGAGGAAGGCGAGGCCCCGCTGGCGCAGGTTGGTCATCAGGGCGCCCATGCCCTCGTCCGAGGTCGCGAAACGGTCGCCCAGATAGTTGGTGACGCCGAAATAGCCCGTGGCGCGCGCCAGCAGCCAGTCCAGCTTGACCGCCACGTCGTCGGCGCCGCCGGACGAGAGCAGGGTGTAGGGGCCGGGATCGTTGTCGGGATAGCCGGTCGGCTCCATCGGCAGTTCGATCATCACCTCATGGCCATGGGCGCGGGCCAGGTCGATCCAGGTCTGCAGGCCCTCGGCGTAGGGCACGAAGCTGAGCGTCACCTCGGCCGGGAGGCGCTCGATGGCCGCGCGGGTGGTGGCGCTGTTCAGGCCGAGGCCGCCGACCACCAGGGCCACCATCGGCTTGCCGTTCGAGCGGAAGGGACGGGCGTAGGCCTGGGCGGGGACGCGGCCGTCGGCGGCGATGCGCGGCAGGGGGCCGTTCGGGCCGGGCTGGGACAGGCCCGCGATCGGCGCCTTGGGCAGGGGGTTGGACGGGGCGCGGACCGGGGCGCTGAAACCTTGCCCCGACGCCACGCTGGCGCCGTCCGGCAGGGTGATCAGGGCTTCGCCGCCGGCGGCGCCCTCTTCGCCCATCAGGGCCGGGTCGATGGGGCCGAGATCCTGATAGATGTCCAGGCCGCTGAAGCCGAAGGCCTCGGCGCCCGTCGGGGCCGTCTCGGCGGTCGAGGCCCGCTCCAGGGCGGCGCTGGCCGAAGGGGCGCCCGCGCGCGGATCGCCCAGGACGGCGACGAACAGGGCGGCGGCCCCGACGACGAAGACCCCGGCCGCGCCCGCCGCCACCGGCGGCTTCTTCAAGGCGGCCAGCAGGCCGTCCACGGCCGCGCGCGACCGGGGCTCCGGCGGCGCGCCTGCGGCGGCGGCGAGGGCGGACTGGCGCTTGGCGAACATGGACAGGGCGGCTCGAAATGCGATGCGGACGCCGCACAGGCGCGACGCCTTCAGCCTCAGTTAGCCCTGACGTCGGTTAAGAAAGCCTAACGGCGCGTTCACCACGTTAGGCGAACGAGGCCGATGCGGCGATCAGTCCTTCTTCGGCTCGTTCCCCGGCGTGATTTCGGGCGCAGAGATGGGACGTTCGCTTGGCTCGGCGGGCTTGACCTTGGTCGCCTCAGCTTCGGCCATCTCGATCGGCTCGGCGCCCGGCTCGGTGATGACCACGCCAGAAGGCGCGGCGGCCAGCTTGAGCAGGTCGCCGCCGGCGCGCAGCAGGTCCAGGGCCCGCTCCAGCTGGTAGTCCTTGTCCTTGGGGTAGTCGGCGCCGGGCGCCTCGCGCGGGGTGTGCGGCCCCTTGCGCTCGGCCCCGATGGAGGAGTCCAGCGCCGT
The nucleotide sequence above comes from Brevundimonas naejangsanensis. Encoded proteins:
- a CDS encoding VOC family protein, translating into MAALVYATVGSNRLDQAKAFYDALLGSAGIRPIFEHPSGGRVYGANRTPNFAVLGPHDGRPASVGNGSMFAFGFDTREEVDAFHAKALELGGACDGPPGLRGPGLWFSYFRDLDGNKLCAFCMT
- a CDS encoding amidohydrolase family protein, producing the protein MKTLLSAAACVLALSAAAPAALAQNTAPVAPTGAAPAAGVVTLIQAGRLLDRPGRTPRGPSTLVVRDGKVVEIRDGFVDASAFPGAVVVDQRDRFVLPGLIDSHVHLVSDVAGQAGFLAEITDNLPVHAYSAAMNARKTLMAGFTTVRNLGDSGGVTLALRNETAAHRLPGPRILDAASSISTTSGHMDGRLGFNDDFREHIAHDNVCNGAESCREAVRLQVGRGADVIKIATTGGVNSRIGAGLGAQMFEDEAKALIDTAHLYGKKVAVHAHGADGINLALRMGADSIEHGTIFDDETLQLLRRTRAYYVPTLSTINGYRERLAADPNAYPPEVLPKILWRIEITGQSLQRAVPAGVRIAFGTDAGVSKHGRNADEFELMVQNGMTPATAIEAATVNAADLLGLSAEIGTLEPGKRADVIAVAGDPLSDVTTLKTVAFVMRDGRIYKDER
- the bioB gene encoding biotin synthase BioB, with translation MADDASIRPARDLSIPRHDWTLEEVEALFARPFMELVFEAATVHRRTFDPSEVQKSQLLSVKTGGCAENCGYCSQSASFKTGLKAEKLMEPTAVIAEAMAAKAGGASRFCMGAAWRELKDRDTPKLAAMISGVKALGLETCATLGMLNADQAKQLKDAGLDYYNHNLDTGPEYYAEVVTTRSYQDRLETLQHVRDAGMSTCCGGIVGMGEKRRDRAGLLHALATLPVHPDSLPVNALVPVGGTPLGERVLKEGEIDPIEFVRTVAVARLVCPKSMVRLSAGREGMTPEMQALCFLAGANSIFVGGKLLTTPNPEEDDDAKLFALLDLKPMPLKVEARA
- a CDS encoding globin-coupled sensor protein, which codes for MASEGIDHHMNFMGLGHPSAGYRAIGPLLRRQLPLALAAFYDRVRAEPETRRFFRDEGHISAASTAQQRHWDAIIDGRADADYAASVRTIGRVHARIGLEPRWYIGGYSVILAHLTRAIIERPRKLFANRREHDRVTAEAISELSQRVMLDMELAISTYLEALQEERDRVQAAHDAAEARQTEVVRALGAALHALAENDLSVTIPESFPEEYRSLQNDFHAATRALRTAVRAVADSVESLSAGSSQLAVASEDLASRTERQAANLERTVNEAEAIANEVAATADGARQTAEALAAARADVEETAKVVGDAVNAIHAIAESSTGIARFTSLIDEIAFQTNLLALNAGVEAARAGEAGRGFAVVAQEVRALAQRSSEASGEIRALISTSSAQVARGVDLVERTGAALERIGAKVTAVDGLAGGIAGSAQEQAEGLARVRRAMGEMDDITQQNAAMTEEATAAARQLANEALSLNQQVSRFRLDRPVAAGAAPTGPRLVA
- the ahcY gene encoding adenosylhomocysteinase, coding for MTDYIVRDISLADFGNKEIAIAETEMPGLMALRDEYGASQPLKGARIAGSLHMTIQTAVLIQTLEALGAEVRWASCNIFSTQDHAAAAIAASGTPVFAFKGETLVEYWDYAHKIFEWADGGYPNLILDDGGDATLLCVLGPKAEKDPSVLDNPTNEEEEALFSVMKRYLKEKPGFYSAIRDAIGGVSEETTTGVHRLYQMAERGELPFPAINVNDSVTKSKFDNLYGCRESLVDAIRRGTDVMLSGKVAVVCGYGDVGKGSAASLRNGGARVIVTEIDPICALQAAMEGYEVQTLDDVADKADIYVTTTGNKDVITVEHMRRMKNNAIVCNIGHFDSEIQVAGLKNFKWDKIKDQVHHVEFPDGKKIILLSEGRLVNLGNATGHPSFVMSASFTNQTLAQIELWTNASKYENKVYTLPKHLDEKVAFLHLAKLGAKLTTLTKDQAAYISVPVEGPFKPEHYRY
- a CDS encoding divergent polysaccharide deacetylase family protein; translation: MFAKRQSALAAAAGAPPEPRSRAAVDGLLAALKKPPVAAGAAGVFVVGAAALFVAVLGDPRAGAPSASAALERASTAETAPTGAEAFGFSGLDIYQDLGPIDPALMGEEGAAGGEALITLPDGASVASGQGFSAPVRAPSNPLPKAPIAGLSQPGPNGPLPRIAADGRVPAQAYARPFRSNGKPMVALVVGGLGLNSATTRAAIERLPAEVTLSFVPYAEGLQTWIDLARAHGHEVMIELPMEPTGYPDNDPGPYTLLSSGGADDVAVKLDWLLARATGYFGVTNYLGDRFATSDEGMGALMTNLRQRGLAFLDDGSMRRRPGAFARASADRVIDEEQTPAAILRQFNALEAAAKTHGAALGTGFSYPVTVEAAARWTAGLEARGLQLAPASAMTRRPGR
- a CDS encoding CPBP family glutamic-type intramembrane protease translates to MFAVFALIGMTFSPIGEELFYRGLVHESFVAGLGENRAALVDAAAFALVHLAHFGLVWRGTGWALLPLPALWWLCGLFAAALAFTWARRASGSILGAVAAHAAFNLVMTAWIFYGLRV